A DNA window from Gammaproteobacteria bacterium contains the following coding sequences:
- the pdxH gene encoding pyridoxamine 5'-phosphate oxidase, translating into MSEREPAEPFELVRRWLDDAASGSRRNPNAMALATVGDDGRPAARMVLLKSVSEEHGYVVFYTNYRSRKGRELERFPWAAGVLYWEELGRQLRLEGRVVKSPEEESDAYFATRPFRSQLNAWISAQSDLLTDSSELERRAIAKARELGGDFSTDAPPPRSVPRPPHWGGYRLWCDRVELWTEGSGRFHTRLRYSRDLSSDPDGRLCGGPWRFERLQP; encoded by the coding sequence ATGTCGGAGCGCGAGCCTGCGGAGCCGTTCGAGCTCGTCCGGCGCTGGCTGGACGACGCGGCGTCCGGCTCGCGCCGCAACCCGAATGCGATGGCGCTCGCGACCGTCGGCGACGACGGCCGCCCCGCCGCGCGCATGGTGCTCCTGAAGAGCGTGTCCGAGGAGCACGGCTACGTCGTGTTCTACACGAACTACCGCTCGAGGAAGGGCCGCGAGCTCGAGCGGTTTCCGTGGGCCGCGGGCGTCCTCTACTGGGAGGAGCTCGGCCGCCAGCTCAGGCTCGAAGGGCGCGTCGTGAAATCCCCCGAGGAGGAAAGCGACGCGTACTTCGCGACCCGCCCGTTCCGCAGCCAGCTGAACGCCTGGATCAGCGCGCAGAGCGACCTGCTGACCGACTCGAGCGAGCTCGAGCGGCGCGCGATCGCGAAGGCGCGCGAGCTCGGCGGCGACTTCTCGACGGACGCGCCGCCGCCGCGCAGCGTGCCGCGGCCGCCGCACTGGGGCGGCTACAGGCTCTGGTGCGACCGCGTCGAGCTGTGGACCGAAGGCAGCGGACGCTTCCATACCCGCCTGCGCTATTCGCGCGACCTGTCGAGCGACCCGGACGGCCGTCTCTGCGGCGGCCCGTGGCGCTTCGAACGACTCCAGCCGTAA